From a region of the Kaistia sp. 32K genome:
- a CDS encoding TolC family protein, whose amino-acid sequence MMARPTRPHRPARASFRLAVTASLIALLSGCANYAEQLAPDSPTEPWQQGRKTGTALLPQRAESRQTQTQRDFSVSGNPEIAQLPAAPEVRAGKVYQLPELIDLAARNNPTTRVAWEQARQAALAVGIAESTFVPTLSANVIGGRQQVTTPVDILGERKDITTNVDGATSAVALQWLVFDFGQRKAVVDAAKQLSTAANVNFNGAHQLLIFNVTRAYYQYGAAQTRTEVAGQSLRNSRAILEAAVQREKNGLGTTVEVAQARQQVAQSELRQVSSTGLQQDAYQALLAAMSISPTLQIKIANSGKRRLPPPADVSTDQMVQQALARRPDVLASYAAMKAGQAGIKVAEADFLPKVYMAGVAGQGTNGFNAAGLPTIGQQATGAGVLVGATMPLYDAGLRAANLKAAESRAAAARATFHKTQEEAVREMVVASNTLRSALASYQAASKLTDAAAITYDAALDAYRNGLGTVTAATVADSGLLDARQARADAHAASLIAAANLAFVLGAMTSPQAAETLPYR is encoded by the coding sequence ATGATGGCGCGCCCGACCCGACCGCATCGACCCGCCCGCGCGAGCTTCCGCCTCGCCGTCACGGCAAGCCTCATCGCGCTGCTTTCCGGTTGCGCCAACTATGCCGAGCAGCTCGCGCCGGACTCGCCGACGGAACCCTGGCAACAGGGCCGCAAGACCGGAACCGCCCTGCTGCCCCAGCGGGCCGAGTCTCGCCAGACGCAGACCCAGCGCGACTTCTCGGTGAGCGGCAATCCGGAAATCGCCCAGCTGCCGGCAGCACCCGAAGTCCGCGCCGGCAAGGTGTACCAGCTCCCCGAGCTGATCGATCTCGCCGCCCGCAACAATCCGACGACGCGCGTCGCCTGGGAGCAGGCGCGCCAGGCAGCACTCGCGGTCGGCATCGCTGAATCGACCTTCGTGCCGACGCTCTCCGCCAATGTCATCGGCGGCAGGCAGCAGGTCACGACGCCGGTCGACATTCTCGGCGAGCGCAAGGACATTACCACCAATGTCGATGGCGCGACCTCGGCCGTCGCCCTGCAATGGCTGGTCTTCGACTTCGGCCAGCGCAAGGCGGTCGTCGACGCGGCCAAGCAGCTGTCGACCGCGGCCAACGTCAATTTCAACGGCGCGCACCAGCTGCTGATCTTCAACGTCACCCGCGCCTACTACCAGTACGGCGCCGCCCAGACCCGCACCGAAGTGGCCGGCCAGTCGCTGCGAAACAGCCGCGCCATCCTCGAGGCGGCCGTGCAGCGCGAGAAGAACGGCCTCGGCACGACGGTCGAGGTCGCGCAGGCGCGCCAGCAGGTGGCGCAGTCCGAACTGCGACAGGTGAGCTCGACCGGGCTGCAGCAGGACGCCTACCAGGCGCTGCTCGCCGCGATGAGCATCTCGCCGACCCTTCAGATCAAGATCGCCAATTCCGGCAAGCGCCGCCTGCCGCCGCCGGCCGACGTCTCGACCGACCAGATGGTGCAGCAGGCGCTGGCGCGCCGGCCGGACGTGCTCGCCAGCTACGCCGCGATGAAGGCCGGCCAGGCCGGCATCAAGGTGGCGGAGGCGGATTTCCTGCCGAAGGTCTACATGGCGGGCGTCGCCGGCCAGGGCACGAACGGCTTCAACGCGGCCGGACTGCCGACGATCGGTCAGCAGGCGACCGGGGCCGGCGTGCTGGTCGGCGCGACCATGCCGCTCTACGACGCGGGGCTGCGCGCCGCCAATCTGAAGGCGGCCGAATCCCGCGCCGCCGCCGCCCGCGCCACCTTCCACAAGACGCAGGAGGAGGCGGTGCGCGAGATGGTCGTCGCCTCCAACACGCTGCGCTCGGCGCTCGCCTCCTACCAGGCCGCGTCGAAGCTGACCGATGCGGCGGCCATCACCTACGACGCCGCGCTCGATGCCTATCGCAACGGCCTCGGCACGGTGACGGCGGCGACCGTCGCCGATAGCGGCCTGCTCGATGCCCGCCAGGCCCGCGCCGACGCCCATGCCGCGTCGCTGATCGCCGCCGCCAACCTCGCCTTCGTGCTCGGCGCCATGACGTCGCCGCAGGCGGCCGAAACGCTGCCGTATCGGTAG
- the aspT gene encoding aspartate-alanine antiporter, with protein MMQWLLELLRSHPEIAVFLCLSIGFYLGKLSFKGVELGAVTGTLLTALVVGQLDITLSEDVRAVFFLLFLFAIGYGVGPQFVQGIAKNGVPQALFSVIVCGLCLGAAWLAGRIAGYDVGSTAGLFAGASTISSALALSIDAIDNLGLASGEASKLVNAVPTAFAMTYIFGTIGATMIICVVGPKLLGIDLVAACRAYERKMGGHGRGADGARAWHQHIARAYRLGAGSDWVGKTAADIEAAHGLAQLYIERVRRDGQIVDATSDMMLLVGDVVGVAGNRNIVMQVSGPELTEVEDSELLNVPIEGTEVLITNRKVDGKTLAELAALPSTRGIFLRRIRRGATGVDIPILPATTLHRGDVVTILGRPQDVSTAIAAFGRADRSPEETDVALVAAAIVIGAVIGSIVLRLGSVPVTLSSSGGVLLAGIALGWLRSVHPTFGRIPPAANWLMNSLGLNMFIAGVGLTSGPSFVAGVQELGFSLFLWGMVVTTVPLILALYIGRYLFRFDDAILLGCVAGARASTASLGMLTGRARSQTPALGFTVTCAVSNTLLTIGGILIVLLAK; from the coding sequence ATGATGCAATGGCTGCTCGAGCTCCTGCGCTCTCATCCCGAGATCGCCGTCTTTCTCTGCCTCTCCATCGGCTTCTATCTTGGCAAATTGTCGTTCAAGGGCGTCGAGCTCGGCGCGGTGACCGGCACGCTCCTGACCGCGCTTGTCGTCGGCCAGCTCGACATCACCCTTTCCGAAGACGTGCGGGCGGTCTTCTTCCTGCTGTTCCTGTTCGCCATCGGCTACGGCGTCGGACCGCAGTTCGTGCAGGGGATCGCCAAGAACGGCGTGCCGCAGGCGCTGTTCTCGGTCATCGTCTGCGGGCTGTGCCTGGGCGCGGCGTGGCTGGCGGGGCGGATCGCCGGCTATGACGTCGGCTCGACCGCCGGCCTGTTCGCCGGCGCCTCGACGATCTCGTCGGCGCTCGCCCTGTCCATCGATGCGATCGACAATCTCGGCCTTGCCAGCGGCGAGGCCTCGAAGCTGGTCAACGCCGTGCCGACGGCCTTCGCGATGACCTACATTTTCGGCACCATCGGCGCGACCATGATCATCTGCGTGGTCGGGCCCAAGCTGCTCGGCATCGATCTCGTCGCCGCGTGCCGGGCCTATGAACGCAAGATGGGCGGGCACGGCCGGGGGGCTGACGGCGCGCGGGCCTGGCACCAGCATATCGCCCGGGCCTATCGCCTCGGCGCCGGCTCGGACTGGGTCGGTAAGACCGCGGCCGATATCGAGGCGGCGCACGGCCTGGCGCAGCTCTACATCGAGCGCGTCCGGCGCGACGGCCAGATCGTCGACGCCACCTCCGACATGATGCTTCTGGTCGGCGACGTGGTGGGCGTCGCCGGCAACCGCAATATCGTGATGCAGGTTTCGGGACCCGAGCTGACCGAGGTCGAGGATAGCGAGTTGCTGAACGTCCCGATCGAAGGCACGGAAGTCCTGATCACCAACCGCAAGGTCGACGGCAAGACGCTCGCCGAGCTCGCCGCCCTGCCCAGCACGCGCGGCATCTTCCTGCGCCGGATCCGGCGCGGCGCCACCGGCGTCGACATCCCGATCCTTCCCGCCACCACGCTGCATCGCGGCGACGTCGTCACCATCCTCGGCCGGCCGCAGGACGTCTCGACGGCGATCGCGGCGTTCGGGCGCGCCGACCGCAGCCCGGAGGAGACGGACGTGGCCCTCGTCGCGGCCGCCATCGTCATCGGCGCGGTGATCGGCTCGATCGTGCTCCGCCTCGGCTCCGTGCCGGTGACGCTGTCCTCGTCGGGCGGCGTGCTGCTCGCCGGCATCGCGCTCGGCTGGCTGCGCTCGGTGCATCCGACCTTCGGGCGCATTCCGCCGGCCGCCAACTGGCTGATGAACTCGCTCGGCCTCAACATGTTCATCGCCGGCGTCGGGCTGACCTCCGGCCCAAGCTTCGTCGCCGGAGTTCAAGAACTCGGCTTCAGCCTGTTTCTCTGGGGCATGGTGGTGACGACCGTGCCGCTCATCCTGGCGCTCTATATCGGCCGCTACCTGTTTCGCTTCGACGATGCGATCCTGCTCGGATGCGTCGCCGGCGCTCGCGCCTCGACCGCCTCGCTCGGCATGCTGACGGGCCGCGCCAGGAGCCAGACACCGGCGCTCGGCTTCACGGTCACCTGCGCGGTTTCCAACACGCTGCTCACCATCGGCGGCATCCTGATCGTCCTGCTGGCGAAGTAG
- a CDS encoding LuxR family transcriptional regulator, translating into MHLLELTSKAVSSICNAGNKQELQAAIHEAVRSLGFDSFNLAFEKSAKREFMTEPTLTNWSYDDLVAYERDGWSDKDPLLDYAATSTGPLLWQRPGWKSRNEMGYYEYLKFNGIFGGLTIPLQGDSEKLGALTLLSFGDRPHDPDVLHAASIIAMVAKSRAAAIGLMSGQASGGGIKVRSLSTLQREILKWVANGKSNTEIALIVGQSKRSVDYHVIEILKKLEVGSRAQAAAIYGSL; encoded by the coding sequence TTGCACTTGCTCGAATTAACCTCGAAGGCAGTTTCCAGCATATGCAATGCGGGTAACAAGCAAGAGTTGCAAGCGGCTATTCATGAAGCCGTTCGCTCACTCGGTTTCGACAGCTTCAATCTGGCTTTCGAAAAGAGCGCCAAGCGCGAATTCATGACGGAACCTACCCTGACCAACTGGTCCTATGATGATCTCGTTGCCTACGAGCGCGACGGGTGGTCGGACAAAGACCCTCTGCTCGACTACGCCGCGACCAGTACCGGTCCTCTCCTTTGGCAAAGGCCCGGCTGGAAGAGCCGCAACGAGATGGGTTATTACGAATACTTAAAATTTAACGGTATTTTCGGTGGATTGACGATCCCGCTGCAGGGAGACTCGGAAAAGCTGGGCGCGCTGACGCTTCTGTCCTTTGGCGACCGCCCGCATGACCCGGATGTGCTGCACGCCGCGTCGATCATCGCCATGGTGGCCAAGTCGCGCGCGGCAGCGATCGGTTTGATGTCCGGGCAGGCCTCCGGCGGCGGCATCAAGGTCCGGTCGCTTTCGACCCTGCAGCGCGAAATCCTGAAATGGGTCGCCAACGGGAAATCCAACACCGAAATCGCTTTGATCGTCGGGCAGTCCAAGCGCTCGGTCGACTATCACGTGATCGAGATCCTGAAGAAGCTCGAAGTCGGCTCCCGCGCCCAGGCCGCGGCGATCTACGGGTCGCTCTGA